The following coding sequences lie in one Lysobacter capsici genomic window:
- a CDS encoding carboxymuconolactone decarboxylase family protein, whose protein sequence is MSLSDLRNSLPDYAKDLKLNLDSVLSDAGSPGLDAKQIRAIALACAIASRYKPFAAAIEEFAAEKLSPEEINGAKAAAAVMAMNNIYYRATHLIQNEEYGQLRAGLRMNVMANPGIDKMTFELASLAVSAINGCGACMDSHEKVLRKHDISAQGVQSALKIGAVVHAVAVTLEQM, encoded by the coding sequence ATGAGCCTTTCCGATCTTCGCAACTCGCTTCCCGATTACGCCAAGGACCTCAAGCTCAACCTCGACAGCGTGCTCAGCGACGCCGGTTCGCCGGGCCTGGACGCCAAGCAGATTCGCGCCATCGCGCTGGCGTGCGCGATCGCCTCGCGCTACAAGCCGTTCGCCGCGGCGATCGAGGAATTCGCCGCCGAAAAGCTGTCGCCCGAAGAGATCAACGGCGCCAAGGCCGCGGCCGCGGTGATGGCGATGAACAACATCTATTACCGCGCCACCCACCTGATCCAGAACGAAGAGTACGGCCAACTGCGCGCCGGCCTGCGCATGAACGTAATGGCGAACCCGGGCATCGACAAGATGACCTTCGAACTGGCGTCGCTGGCGGTATCGGCGATCAACGGTTGCGGCGCCTGCATGGACTCGCACGAGAAGGTGTTGCGCAAGCACGACATCAGCGCGCAGGGCGTGCAGAGTGCGCTCAAGATCGGCGCGGTGGTGCATGCGGTGGCGGTGACGTTGGAGCAGATGTGA
- a CDS encoding LysR substrate-binding domain-containing protein yields MNLRDLKYLVALSDHKHFGRAAAASFVSQPTLSTQIKKLEEELGVSLVERAPRRVMLTQVGRDIAERARKVIADVEQMSEIARRSQDPEAGSVRLGLFPTLGPYLLPHVVPGLRKRFPRLELLLVEEKTDQILARLRDGRLDAGLLALPIHDDQLHVEPLFDEPFLLAVPQQHPMAGRDSLDLHDLDDQHLLLLEEGHCLREQALDVCRLAGADERDGFRATSLETLRQMVASGVGITLLPMLSVQPPVPPSPDIHLLRFNGESPHRQIGILWRRSSAMSDFLMQLALELRKLPASLLQPPRLAGEKRKSARGPH; encoded by the coding sequence ATGAACCTTCGTGATCTCAAATATCTGGTCGCTCTGTCCGATCACAAGCACTTCGGCCGGGCGGCCGCGGCCAGTTTCGTGAGCCAGCCCACGCTGTCGACCCAGATCAAGAAGCTCGAAGAGGAACTGGGCGTGTCGCTGGTCGAGCGCGCGCCGCGGCGGGTCATGCTGACCCAGGTCGGGCGCGACATCGCCGAGCGCGCGCGCAAGGTCATCGCCGATGTCGAGCAGATGAGCGAAATCGCCCGCCGCAGCCAGGACCCGGAGGCCGGCTCGGTGCGCCTGGGCCTGTTCCCGACCCTGGGGCCGTATCTGTTGCCGCATGTGGTGCCGGGGCTGCGCAAGCGGTTTCCGCGCCTGGAATTGCTGCTGGTCGAAGAGAAGACCGACCAGATCCTCGCGCGCCTGCGCGACGGCCGACTCGACGCCGGGCTGCTCGCGCTGCCGATCCACGACGATCAACTGCATGTCGAGCCGCTGTTCGACGAACCGTTCCTGCTCGCCGTGCCGCAGCAGCATCCGATGGCCGGGCGCGATTCGCTCGATCTGCACGATCTCGACGACCAGCACCTGCTGCTGCTCGAAGAAGGCCATTGCCTGCGCGAACAGGCGCTGGACGTGTGCCGCCTGGCCGGCGCCGACGAACGCGACGGGTTCCGCGCCACCAGCTTGGAGACGCTGCGGCAGATGGTCGCGTCCGGGGTCGGCATCACCTTGCTGCCGATGCTGTCGGTGCAGCCGCCGGTGCCGCCCTCGCCCGACATCCACCTGTTGCGTTTCAACGGCGAATCGCCGCATCGGCAGATCGGCATTCTGTGGCGGCGCAGTTCGGCGATGTCGGACTTCCTGATGCAGCTGGCGCTGGAGTTGCGCAAGTTGCCGGCGTCGTTGTTGCAGCCGCCGCGGTTGGCGGGTGAGAAGCGCAAGAGTGCGCGCGGGCCGCATTGA
- the pip gene encoding prolyl aminopeptidase: MRTLYPEIEPFDTGTIQVDDRHRVYYEQCGNPNGKPVVLLHGGPGAGCSPKMRRFHDPAKYRIVLFDQRGAGRSTPHADLVGNTTWDLVADIEKLRGQLGIERWQVFGGSWGATLSLAYAQTHPQRVTELVLRGIFMLRRWELEWFYQEGASRLFPDAWEHYLKAIPPVERHDLISAFHRRLTSDDEKTQLDAARAWSVWEGATSFLHVDQDFVSGHEDAKFALAFARIENHYFVNGGFFEVEDQLLRDAHKIADIPGMIVHGRYDVVCPLQNAWDLKKVWPKAELSITPASGHSAFEIENIDALVQATDRFA; encoded by the coding sequence ATGCGCACGCTCTATCCCGAGATCGAACCCTTCGACACCGGCACGATCCAGGTCGACGACCGTCACCGCGTGTATTACGAACAGTGCGGCAACCCGAACGGCAAGCCGGTGGTGCTGCTGCACGGCGGCCCCGGCGCGGGCTGCAGCCCCAAGATGCGGCGCTTCCACGACCCGGCCAAGTACCGCATCGTGCTGTTCGACCAGCGCGGCGCCGGCCGTTCCACCCCGCATGCCGATCTGGTCGGCAACACCACCTGGGACCTGGTCGCCGATATCGAAAAACTGCGCGGCCAGCTCGGCATCGAGCGCTGGCAGGTGTTCGGCGGCTCGTGGGGCGCCACGCTCTCGCTGGCGTATGCGCAGACCCATCCGCAACGCGTCACCGAACTGGTCCTGCGCGGCATCTTCATGCTGCGGCGCTGGGAACTGGAATGGTTCTACCAGGAAGGCGCCTCGCGCCTGTTCCCGGATGCGTGGGAGCACTACCTCAAGGCGATTCCGCCGGTCGAGCGCCACGACCTGATCAGCGCCTTCCATCGCCGCCTCACCAGCGACGACGAAAAAACCCAGCTCGACGCCGCGCGCGCCTGGAGCGTGTGGGAAGGCGCGACCAGTTTCCTGCATGTGGACCAGGACTTCGTCAGCGGCCACGAAGACGCCAAGTTCGCCCTGGCTTTCGCCCGCATCGAGAACCACTACTTCGTCAACGGTGGCTTCTTCGAAGTCGAAGACCAGTTGCTGCGCGACGCGCACAAGATCGCCGACATCCCCGGGATGATCGTGCATGGCCGTTACGACGTGGTCTGTCCGCTGCAGAACGCGTGGGATCTCAAAAAGGTCTGGCCGAAGGCGGAACTGAGCATCACCCCGGCTTCGGGCCATTCCGCGTTCGAGATCGAAAACATCGACGCGCTGGTGCAGGCGACCGACCGCTTCGCCTGA
- a CDS encoding alpha/beta hydrolase, producing the protein MPSLFRSFSTLMIALAALLSSGCERALFGYINRGLPPAEASAVYAPELGLSLDIYRPQPASARAAPVVVFFYGGGWQRGTRAQYRFVGRRLARQGVLTIVADYRTWPRAGFPEFVDDGARAVAWAKANAGAYGGDTQRLFIAGHSAGAQIAALLGTDARYLRRRGVGIDEVAGVIGLSGPYDFEITGQYRKVFGSPAQWPRAQAVNFVDGDEPAFLLIHGDADRVVESRDSVELADKLHAHGRSARLILLPGAGHMAPLGGLYRDERSPRVVPAIVDFVNGDTP; encoded by the coding sequence ATGCCGTCATTGTTCAGATCGTTCAGCACCTTGATGATCGCGCTGGCCGCGCTGCTCAGCAGCGGCTGCGAGCGCGCGCTGTTCGGCTACATCAACCGCGGGCTGCCGCCGGCGGAGGCCAGCGCGGTGTACGCGCCCGAGCTCGGTCTGTCGCTGGACATCTACCGGCCGCAGCCAGCGTCCGCGCGGGCCGCGCCGGTGGTGGTGTTCTTCTACGGCGGTGGCTGGCAGCGCGGCACCCGCGCGCAATACCGTTTCGTCGGCCGGCGCCTGGCCCGGCAAGGCGTGTTGACGATCGTCGCCGATTACCGCACCTGGCCGCGCGCCGGTTTCCCGGAGTTCGTCGACGACGGCGCGCGCGCGGTGGCCTGGGCCAAGGCGAATGCCGGTGCGTACGGCGGCGACACGCAACGCTTGTTTATCGCCGGGCACTCGGCCGGCGCGCAGATCGCCGCCCTGCTCGGCACCGACGCGCGCTATCTGCGCCGTCGCGGGGTCGGTATCGACGAAGTGGCCGGAGTGATCGGCCTGTCCGGGCCGTACGACTTCGAAATCACCGGTCAGTACCGCAAGGTCTTCGGATCGCCGGCGCAATGGCCGCGGGCGCAGGCGGTGAATTTCGTCGACGGCGACGAACCGGCGTTCCTGTTGATCCACGGCGATGCCGACCGCGTGGTCGAGTCGCGCGACAGCGTCGAACTGGCCGACAAGTTGCACGCGCACGGCCGTTCGGCGCGATTGATCCTGCTGCCCGGCGCCGGGCACATGGCGCCGCTGGGCGGCCTGTATCGCGATGAGCGCTCGCCGCGGGTGGTGCCGGCGATCGTCGACTTCGTCAACGGCGACACGCCCTAG
- a CDS encoding glycosyltransferase family 2 protein → MSKNSSLHGPGQPLTLVPLQQLLEQPDSQGRSRYSAQGEDPQFEVRPTRDAALPATGWYLVTVDFDIDDGAIVAPCLYPDYGSGLNESIRIDLADPSANGRSRTVVVIGPSLLALRFDPTECNARFGLRRFGFQRISRVRAVFEMLRGIQRVTRRLLWEDALTAFALFLSRALRGKVGAGGELLAQRYRRTLRQRAHSYQQWLARFGGHLSARPDPATTDPASDGPLISIVLPVRDTPLPWLRRCIDSVLAQSYPNWQLCIADDASSSGAVKRLLRGYAGRDPRIAVHFRENHGHICEASNNAIDLARGEYLGFLDHDDELHRDALSEMARAIGEHHEPRLLYSDEDKIDESGNRYEPHFKPAWNPDLLCGQNYICHFTVIQTELVRAVGGMRPGYEGAQDHDLVLRCVERIRPDQVVHVPKVLYHWRSSSESTAQSGGSKPYALEAGRRAIEDHMGRTGVEASVQVTVHGYYRTVRKPGARQPLVSILVPTRDRAELLRKCIASILERTSYGRFEIVVVDNGSSESSALDYLARLRERDKVKVLSYPCAFNFSSIINHAARHADGGILCLLNNDTEVISTQWLDELVSHATRPEIGAVGGMLYYPSDTIQHAGVILGVGGIAGHAHVHMRRGSNGYLGRAGVVQNLSAVTGACLALRREVFDEVGGMDEDLAVAFNDVDLCLRIDQRGYRNVWTPYAELYHHESASRGHENTPEKLARFRAESEIMRRRWGSLLLNDPAYNPNLSLNSLHFELAFPPRSADSRAPRQSRHSVPASVLQ, encoded by the coding sequence ATGTCGAAGAACAGTTCACTACATGGGCCGGGACAGCCGCTGACGCTGGTGCCGTTGCAGCAGTTGCTCGAACAGCCCGATTCGCAGGGGCGGTCCCGCTACAGCGCGCAGGGCGAGGACCCTCAGTTCGAGGTCCGGCCGACGCGGGACGCCGCGCTGCCGGCGACCGGCTGGTACCTGGTGACGGTGGATTTCGATATCGACGACGGGGCGATCGTCGCGCCGTGTCTGTATCCCGACTACGGCAGCGGCCTCAACGAATCGATCCGCATCGATCTCGCCGACCCGTCCGCGAATGGACGCTCGCGGACGGTGGTGGTGATCGGCCCGTCGCTGCTGGCGCTGCGCTTCGATCCGACCGAATGCAACGCGCGCTTCGGCCTGCGTCGGTTCGGCTTCCAGCGTATTTCGCGGGTGCGTGCGGTGTTCGAAATGCTGCGCGGCATCCAGCGCGTCACCCGGCGATTGCTGTGGGAGGACGCGCTGACCGCGTTCGCGCTGTTCCTCAGCCGGGCCTTGCGTGGCAAGGTCGGCGCCGGCGGCGAACTGCTCGCGCAGCGCTACCGCCGCACCTTGCGGCAGCGCGCGCATTCGTATCAACAGTGGCTGGCGCGTTTCGGCGGCCATCTGTCCGCGCGTCCGGACCCCGCAACGACCGATCCGGCCAGCGACGGCCCGCTGATCTCGATCGTGCTGCCGGTGCGCGATACGCCGTTGCCGTGGCTGCGCCGCTGCATCGACAGCGTCCTGGCCCAGAGCTATCCGAACTGGCAACTGTGCATCGCCGACGACGCGTCCTCCTCGGGCGCGGTCAAGCGCCTGTTGCGCGGCTACGCCGGCCGCGACCCGCGCATCGCCGTGCACTTCCGCGAAAACCACGGGCATATCTGCGAGGCGAGCAACAACGCGATCGATCTGGCGCGCGGCGAGTACCTAGGTTTTCTCGACCACGACGACGAACTGCATCGCGACGCGCTGAGCGAAATGGCGCGGGCGATCGGCGAGCACCATGAACCGAGACTGCTGTACTCCGACGAGGACAAGATCGACGAGTCGGGTAACCGCTACGAGCCGCACTTCAAACCCGCCTGGAATCCCGACCTGCTGTGCGGCCAGAACTATATCTGCCATTTCACCGTGATCCAGACCGAACTGGTCCGCGCGGTGGGCGGCATGCGACCCGGTTACGAAGGCGCGCAGGATCATGATCTGGTGCTGCGCTGCGTCGAGCGCATTCGCCCCGACCAGGTCGTGCATGTTCCCAAAGTGCTCTATCACTGGCGCTCGAGCAGCGAATCCACAGCGCAAAGCGGCGGCAGCAAGCCCTACGCGCTGGAGGCCGGCAGGCGCGCGATCGAAGACCACATGGGACGCACCGGCGTAGAGGCGAGCGTGCAGGTCACCGTGCATGGGTATTACCGGACGGTGCGCAAACCCGGAGCTCGGCAGCCGCTGGTATCGATACTGGTGCCGACCCGCGATCGCGCGGAACTGTTGAGAAAATGCATCGCCAGCATCCTGGAGCGCACTTCATACGGTCGGTTTGAGATCGTCGTGGTCGATAACGGATCTTCGGAATCCTCGGCCCTCGATTATCTGGCCAGATTGCGCGAGCGCGACAAAGTTAAGGTTCTGTCCTACCCGTGCGCGTTCAATTTCTCTTCGATCATCAACCACGCCGCGCGTCACGCCGACGGCGGCATTCTGTGTCTGCTCAACAACGACACTGAAGTCATAAGCACGCAGTGGCTGGACGAATTGGTGTCGCACGCGACGCGTCCGGAAATAGGCGCGGTCGGCGGGATGCTGTACTACCCAAGCGATACGATCCAGCACGCCGGCGTCATCCTCGGAGTAGGCGGCATCGCCGGCCATGCCCATGTGCATATGCGCCGAGGCAGCAACGGCTACCTGGGGCGCGCGGGCGTGGTCCAGAATCTGAGCGCGGTGACCGGCGCCTGCCTGGCGCTGCGTCGCGAGGTGTTCGACGAAGTGGGCGGCATGGACGAAGACCTGGCCGTGGCCTTCAACGACGTCGACCTGTGCCTGCGTATCGACCAGCGCGGCTATCGCAATGTATGGACGCCGTACGCCGAGCTCTACCACCACGAGTCGGCCAGCCGTGGCCACGAAAACACGCCGGAAAAACTCGCGCGATTTCGCGCCGAATCGGAAATCATGCGCCGCCGGTGGGGCAGCCTGTTGCTCAACGATCCGGCCTATAACCCGAACCTCTCCTTGAACAGCCTGCACTTCGAGCTGGCGTTCCCGCCGCGTTCGGCCGATAGCCGAGCGCCGCGTCAATCCCGTCATAGCGTGCCCGCATCGGTGCTTCAATGA
- a CDS encoding peroxiredoxin, whose translation MLSIGEKFPKFKVKATVGIDSLDSAFADIDNDTYKGKWLLVFFYPKDFTFVCPTEIKGFGDLNQQFLDRDCQVLAASTDSEFVHLAWRKDHKDLRDLPFPMLADIKKDLTSSLGILTDDGVAQRATFLVDPDGIIRFVYVTDGSVGRNPQEVLRVLDALQTDELCPCNWSQGESTLKVA comes from the coding sequence ATGCTTTCGATCGGCGAAAAGTTCCCGAAATTCAAGGTCAAGGCCACCGTTGGTATCGACAGTCTCGATAGCGCGTTCGCCGACATCGACAACGACACCTACAAGGGCAAGTGGCTGCTGGTGTTCTTCTACCCGAAGGACTTCACCTTCGTGTGCCCGACCGAGATCAAGGGCTTCGGCGACCTGAACCAGCAGTTCCTCGACCGCGATTGCCAGGTGCTGGCCGCGTCGACCGACAGCGAGTTCGTCCACCTGGCGTGGCGCAAGGACCACAAGGACCTGCGCGACCTGCCGTTCCCCATGCTGGCCGACATCAAGAAGGACCTGACCTCCTCGCTCGGCATCCTGACCGACGATGGCGTCGCCCAGCGCGCGACCTTCCTGGTCGATCCGGACGGCATCATCCGTTTCGTCTACGTCACCGACGGCTCGGTCGGCCGCAACCCGCAGGAAGTCCTGCGTGTGCTCGACGCGCTGCAGACCGACGAGCTGTGCCCGTGCAACTGGAGCCAGGGCGAGAGCACCCTCAAGGTCGCCTGA
- the prmC gene encoding peptide chain release factor N(5)-glutamine methyltransferase: protein MAILPVSRDRPAMIRVDALLRDARARVEPSDAELLLCHLLGKPRSWLFAHGDDVLDTQAAAAFAALIERRATGEPVAYLTGRRGFWRFDLRVSEATLIPRPETELLVELALDRLPGSGVRRVADLGTGSGAIALALACERPSARVIAVDVSPAALEIARGNALELDLHNIEFRQGDWFAPLAGESFDLIASNPPYIETDDPHLAQGDLRYEPAGALASGADGLDAIRIIAREAPAHLHAGGWLLIEHGWEQGEAVRALLTAAGLIDAATQRDWEDRDRVTLARKPLDGA from the coding sequence ATGGCGATCCTGCCCGTGAGTCGAGACCGCCCCGCGATGATCCGCGTCGATGCCCTGTTGCGTGATGCGCGCGCGCGCGTGGAGCCGAGCGATGCCGAGTTGCTGCTGTGTCACCTGCTGGGCAAACCGCGTAGTTGGTTGTTCGCGCACGGCGACGACGTGCTCGACACGCAAGCCGCCGCCGCGTTCGCCGCGTTGATCGAACGCCGCGCGACGGGCGAGCCGGTGGCATATCTGACCGGCCGGCGCGGATTCTGGCGCTTCGATCTGCGGGTCAGCGAGGCGACCTTGATCCCGCGGCCGGAAACCGAATTGCTGGTCGAGCTGGCCCTGGATCGCTTGCCCGGATCGGGCGTGCGGCGGGTCGCCGATCTGGGCACCGGCAGCGGCGCGATCGCCCTGGCGCTGGCCTGCGAACGCCCGAGCGCGCGGGTGATCGCCGTCGATGTCAGCCCGGCGGCGCTGGAGATCGCGCGTGGCAACGCGCTTGAGCTTGATTTACACAACATCGAATTCCGTCAGGGCGATTGGTTCGCACCGCTGGCCGGGGAATCGTTCGATCTGATCGCGAGCAACCCGCCGTATATCGAAACCGACGATCCGCATCTGGCGCAGGGCGATCTGCGCTACGAACCGGCCGGCGCGCTGGCCTCGGGCGCCGACGGGCTGGATGCGATCCGGATCATCGCCCGCGAGGCGCCCGCGCATCTGCATGCGGGCGGTTGGCTGTTGATCGAACACGGCTGGGAGCAGGGCGAGGCGGTGCGCGCATTGTTGACCGCCGCGGGCCTGATCGACGCGGCGACGCAGCGCGACTGGGAAGACCGCGACCGGGTGACGCTCGCGCGCAAACCGCTCGATGGCGCGTGA
- a CDS encoding DUF6053 domain-containing protein gives MQAARPFVGGASAPMLLFQIAASDRKASGLKPLSQKTSRFFVWWV, from the coding sequence ATGCAGGCCGCGAGGCCTTTTGTAGGAGGGGCTTCAGCCCCGATGCTCCTTTTTCAGATCGCCGCGTCTGATCGGAAAGCATCGGGGCTGAAGCCCCTTTCACAAAAGACCTCGCGGTTTTTCGTCTGGTGGGTCTGA
- the msrA gene encoding peptide-methionine (S)-S-oxide reductase MsrA produces the protein MPGVGAFKQRLPQREDALPGRAQELPLHNRHFVNGQPLRDAFAGLARVQFGMGCFWGAERKFWTVPGVVTTAVGYSGGYTPNATYREVCSGQTGHTEAVLVVYDPKQMAFEDLLKVFWESHDPTQGMRQGNDAGTQYRSAIYCEDESQYQAALASRDAFQAKLREAGFGDITTEIPEPPAPVFYYAEDEHQQYLAKNPMGYCGLGGTGVSCPIGVV, from the coding sequence ATTCCTGGCGTAGGCGCGTTCAAGCAGCGGCTGCCGCAGCGCGAAGACGCGTTGCCCGGGCGCGCGCAGGAACTGCCGTTGCACAACCGTCACTTCGTCAACGGCCAACCCTTGCGCGACGCCTTCGCCGGGCTGGCGCGGGTGCAGTTCGGCATGGGCTGTTTCTGGGGCGCCGAGCGCAAGTTCTGGACCGTGCCGGGCGTGGTCACCACCGCGGTCGGCTATTCGGGCGGTTACACGCCCAATGCGACCTACCGCGAAGTGTGCAGCGGCCAGACCGGTCATACCGAGGCGGTGCTGGTCGTGTACGACCCCAAGCAGATGGCGTTCGAGGATCTGCTGAAAGTGTTCTGGGAAAGCCACGACCCGACCCAGGGCATGCGCCAGGGCAACGATGCCGGCACCCAGTACCGCTCGGCGATCTACTGCGAAGACGAAAGCCAGTACCAGGCCGCGCTGGCCAGCCGCGATGCGTTCCAGGCCAAGCTGCGCGAGGCCGGTTTCGGCGACATCACCACCGAAATTCCCGAGCCGCCGGCACCGGTGTTCTATTACGCCGAGGACGAACACCAGCAGTACCTGGCCAAGAACCCGATGGGGTATTGCGGCCTGGGTGGGACCGGGGTGAGTTGTCCGATCGGGGTGGTGTGA
- a CDS encoding PKD domain-containing protein → MSTSNTPSSRPHRRLAPALAALTLALAAPAAIGAESAIFGGGPFYSGGQTVINDLRNSGFTTVFLWSVHIEDNGDLVYNDIPIVKNGAYVGADADWPARLATLKTAPTSVKRVEVSIGAWGVPDFERMSKLANGTAAGCGTTVACGTGSGSILYRNFQALKTATGADAVNFDDESHYNVADTTTFGQMLVGLGYKITFAPYTNQSFWKGVKDNLGASVDRIYLQVYDGGAGNNPATWNTAMGMTVMPGLWTKHGSGCSAGDSPAQVNTRMAGWKTSAGISGGFLWLYDDIQACWSQGTSAQYAAAINNALSGNTAPVANFGVSISALTANFSDASSDADGSIVSRSWNFGDGGTSTATNPSRTYASAGNYTVTLTVTDNGGATNTKTQTVSVGAGNVNLALNKPVTSSAACNSNESAAKAVNGSTSGGTTDKFCSLASPAWLQVDLGSAQTVSGFTVKHAGAGGESASWNSKAFTIQTSSNGSTWSTPVSATANTASSSTHAITATSARYIKLNVTTPTQNGDPATRIYEFEVR, encoded by the coding sequence ATGTCGACTTCCAACACGCCTTCGTCGCGGCCGCATCGCCGCCTCGCTCCCGCCCTCGCCGCGTTGACCCTCGCCCTGGCCGCACCGGCCGCGATCGGCGCCGAATCGGCGATCTTCGGCGGCGGCCCGTTCTATTCCGGCGGCCAGACCGTGATCAACGATCTGCGCAACTCGGGCTTCACCACGGTGTTCCTGTGGAGCGTCCACATCGAGGACAACGGCGATCTGGTCTACAACGACATCCCGATCGTCAAGAACGGCGCCTACGTCGGCGCCGACGCCGATTGGCCGGCGCGACTGGCGACGCTGAAAACCGCGCCGACCTCGGTCAAGCGCGTGGAAGTCTCGATCGGCGCCTGGGGCGTGCCCGACTTCGAACGCATGTCCAAGCTGGCCAACGGCACCGCCGCCGGCTGCGGCACCACCGTGGCCTGCGGCACCGGCAGCGGCAGCATCCTGTACCGCAATTTCCAGGCATTGAAGACCGCCACCGGCGCCGACGCGGTAAACTTCGACGACGAGAGCCACTACAACGTGGCCGACACCACCACCTTCGGCCAGATGCTGGTCGGGCTGGGCTACAAGATCACCTTCGCGCCCTACACCAATCAAAGCTTCTGGAAGGGCGTGAAAGACAACCTGGGCGCGTCGGTCGACCGTATCTATCTGCAGGTCTACGACGGCGGCGCCGGCAACAATCCGGCCACCTGGAACACGGCGATGGGCATGACCGTCATGCCCGGCCTGTGGACCAAACACGGCAGCGGCTGCAGCGCCGGCGACAGCCCGGCGCAGGTCAACACCCGCATGGCCGGCTGGAAGACCAGCGCCGGCATCAGCGGCGGTTTCCTGTGGCTGTACGACGACATCCAGGCCTGCTGGTCGCAAGGCACCAGCGCGCAGTACGCGGCGGCGATCAACAACGCCCTCAGCGGCAACACCGCGCCGGTGGCCAACTTCGGCGTCAGCATCAGCGCGCTGACCGCGAATTTCAGCGACGCCTCCAGCGACGCCGACGGCAGCATCGTCTCGCGCAGTTGGAACTTCGGCGACGGCGGCACCTCCACCGCGACCAATCCTTCGCGCACCTACGCGAGCGCCGGCAACTACACCGTCACCCTGACCGTGACCGATAACGGCGGCGCGACCAACACCAAGACCCAGACGGTGTCGGTCGGCGCGGGCAACGTCAACCTCGCGCTCAACAAGCCGGTCACCAGTTCGGCCGCGTGCAACAGCAACGAATCGGCGGCGAAGGCGGTCAACGGCAGCACCTCCGGCGGCACCACCGACAAGTTCTGCTCGCTCGCCTCGCCGGCGTGGCTGCAGGTCGATCTGGGTTCGGCGCAGACCGTCAGCGGGTTCACGGTCAAGCATGCCGGCGCGGGTGGCGAATCGGCGAGTTGGAACAGCAAGGCGTTCACTATCCAGACTTCAAGCAATGGGAGCACCTGGAGCACGCCGGTGAGCGCGACGGCCAACACCGCCAGCAGTTCGACGCATGCGATCACGGCTACGTCGGCGCGTTATATCAAGCTCAATGTGACCACGCCGACGCAGAACGGGGATCCGGCTACGCGGATTTATGAGTTCGAGGTTCGGTGA